One region of Priestia megaterium genomic DNA includes:
- the hutG gene encoding formimidoylglutamase, which yields MNYPYPQLDRPPFCWQRQSTSDPKVSDWIQTVEDGCKVDFTSIDITVLGVPLSRSSISASGASETPMAMRKIWKSFNPYHIEYDTDLTSLSVLDLGDVKQHVTDIEKSHQYIKEAMMSMRKCHPHALPVMLGGDHSITAMLVKGWKESHPEQKIGILQFDTHFDLRSLEDNGPSNGTPIRNLIESNTIDATHVWNIGLHGFYNSKSLKEYADSKGVHYVTLLQARKAGVTHTVKEVLKQLSKEVDMIYLTVDMDVLDIAYAPGVPAGTTGGMRTEELFEAVYTAGSHPLVQAMDIVCLDPLRDVREITVKAGVHVFLNFLTGVVNRK from the coding sequence ATGAACTATCCGTACCCACAGCTTGATCGACCGCCTTTTTGCTGGCAGCGTCAAAGTACTTCTGACCCAAAAGTAAGTGATTGGATTCAGACAGTTGAAGATGGGTGCAAAGTCGACTTTACATCGATAGATATTACGGTTTTGGGCGTGCCTCTTTCAAGATCCTCCATTAGCGCTTCTGGAGCCAGTGAGACGCCAATGGCCATGAGGAAAATCTGGAAATCCTTTAATCCGTATCATATTGAGTATGATACGGATTTGACTTCCTTGTCAGTGTTGGATTTAGGTGACGTCAAACAGCACGTAACGGATATAGAGAAGTCTCATCAGTATATAAAAGAAGCGATGATGTCTATGCGGAAATGTCATCCGCATGCGCTGCCTGTTATGCTCGGAGGAGACCACTCCATTACAGCTATGTTAGTAAAAGGATGGAAAGAGTCACATCCCGAACAGAAAATAGGAATTTTACAGTTTGATACGCACTTTGACTTACGAAGCTTAGAAGACAATGGCCCTTCTAACGGAACACCCATACGAAATTTAATTGAAAGCAACACAATTGATGCAACTCATGTATGGAATATTGGGCTTCACGGGTTTTACAACTCAAAATCGTTAAAGGAATATGCGGATAGCAAAGGCGTTCATTATGTAACGCTACTGCAAGCAAGAAAAGCGGGAGTAACTCATACGGTGAAAGAAGTACTAAAACAGCTGAGCAAAGAAGTAGACATGATCTATTTAACCGTTGATATGGACGTGTTAGATATTGCTTACGCACCTGGAGTTCCAGCAGGAACCACAGGGGGAATGAGAACGGAGGAATTGTTTGAAGCGGTATACACGGCTGGGAGTCATCCGCTTGTTCAAGCAATGGATATCGTTTGTCTAGATCCGCTGCGTGATGTAAGAGAAATAACTGTAAAAGCAGGCGTACATGTATTTTTGAATTTTTTAACGGGAGTTGTAAACAGAAAGTAA
- a CDS encoding MarR family winged helix-turn-helix transcriptional regulator encodes MEEKLAKEYIALIPVLFENFKNLNKNEVKLTHLQNHVVEFMYMKKRDLNIKEISNGLNIAKQQLTNVISELENEGYLIKMPDPRDKRAVLVSLTSKGKNIQEEKWRGIYSNFNTNISKLNEEEQIDLQFALHKLNILLKKMEG; translated from the coding sequence ATGGAGGAAAAACTGGCTAAGGAATATATCGCTTTAATACCGGTTTTATTTGAAAACTTCAAGAACTTAAACAAGAATGAAGTGAAATTAACACATTTACAAAATCACGTAGTTGAATTCATGTATATGAAAAAAAGAGATTTGAATATTAAGGAAATTAGTAATGGATTAAATATTGCCAAACAACAGTTAACGAATGTTATCAGTGAATTAGAAAATGAAGGATATTTAATCAAAATGCCTGATCCGCGAGATAAGCGTGCAGTTTTAGTCTCATTAACGTCTAAAGGAAAAAATATTCAAGAAGAAAAATGGAGAGGGATTTATAGTAATTTCAATACAAATATCTCCAAATTAAATGAAGAAGAGCAAATAGACCTGCAGTTTGCTCTTCATAAATTAAATATTTTGTTAAAAAAGATGGAGGGATAA
- the hutI gene encoding imidazolonepropionase, with amino-acid sequence MTITYIKCAEQVITVKGGSQPRREEEMSDLGIIENGSVLVKNGKIVFVGPDVKAREYLEHIHEPINIIDAEGKIVTPGLIDPHTHLVFGGSREKELEMRLNGAKYIDILKAGGGILQTTVSTRQATEEELIKQSTKRLNKFLQYGVTTVEAKSGYGLNLKDEIKQLKVAKKLNEQHPVDVVSTFMGAHAVPAEYKGKEDEFVRFVIEEMIPIVAKEELAEFCDVFCEEGVFTVEQSERILQAGKAYGLKPKIHADEIVSFGGAELAAKVGAVSADHLLKASDQGIKQMAESGVIAVLLPGTAFFLMEEPARARKMIEAGVPVALSTDRNPGSSPTESLPFIMNLACLTMKMTPAEVLTACTINAAHAIGKGDQIGSIEVGKKADLVLFDAPNYQTLQYNYAVNLVDTVLKDGKVVVEGGVLHELSVPTA; translated from the coding sequence ATGACTATTACGTATATCAAATGCGCTGAACAAGTCATTACGGTTAAAGGTGGAAGTCAGCCTAGACGAGAGGAAGAAATGTCAGATCTAGGAATCATTGAAAATGGCAGCGTACTCGTTAAAAATGGAAAAATTGTATTTGTTGGGCCTGACGTCAAAGCGCGGGAATACCTTGAGCATATCCATGAACCTATTAATATAATTGATGCCGAAGGAAAAATCGTAACGCCTGGGTTAATTGATCCCCACACTCACCTTGTGTTTGGCGGCAGTCGTGAAAAAGAATTAGAAATGCGCTTAAACGGGGCAAAGTATATTGATATATTAAAAGCGGGAGGAGGAATTTTACAAACAACCGTTAGTACACGACAAGCAACAGAAGAGGAGCTAATCAAGCAATCTACAAAACGTTTAAATAAATTTCTGCAGTACGGAGTTACAACTGTCGAAGCCAAAAGCGGGTACGGTTTAAATCTTAAAGATGAAATCAAACAATTAAAAGTAGCGAAGAAACTGAATGAACAGCATCCAGTAGATGTTGTTTCAACCTTTATGGGAGCTCATGCGGTGCCAGCTGAGTACAAAGGAAAGGAAGATGAGTTTGTTCGTTTTGTTATCGAAGAAATGATACCAATTGTTGCAAAAGAAGAGCTAGCGGAGTTTTGTGATGTATTTTGTGAAGAAGGTGTGTTTACAGTTGAACAGTCAGAGCGTATTTTACAAGCTGGAAAAGCATACGGACTAAAACCTAAAATCCACGCCGATGAAATTGTGTCTTTTGGCGGGGCAGAATTAGCGGCTAAAGTGGGAGCTGTGTCTGCGGATCATTTATTAAAAGCATCGGATCAAGGAATTAAGCAAATGGCTGAAAGCGGAGTTATAGCCGTTCTATTGCCGGGTACTGCATTCTTTTTAATGGAAGAGCCGGCGCGTGCTAGAAAAATGATCGAAGCAGGGGTACCGGTTGCTTTGTCTACAGATCGAAACCCAGGGTCTTCTCCTACGGAATCGCTGCCGTTTATTATGAATTTAGCTTGTTTAACGATGAAAATGACGCCCGCAGAAGTTTTAACAGCCTGTACGATCAACGCGGCTCATGCCATTGGCAAAGGGGATCAAATCGGAAGTATTGAAGTAGGTAAAAAAGCCGATTTAGTGCTATTTGATGCGCCCAATTACCAAACGCTGCAGTATAACTATGCCGTAAATCTTGTAGACACGGTATTAAAAGATGGGAAAGTTGTGGTTGAAGGCGGTGTTTTACATGAACTATCCGTACCCACAGCTTGA